The sequence AATTTATATatcattacaaaaaaaagggtaTCTAATGACATTTTTTTAAGGACGCTAAACGAAATGTGTCCCTACATTTTCTAACTTAACCACACTCTTTTATTTGTGTCGGTTTCTATTGTCACTTAATGACGCTTTTATGAATTTGTTggcattttaaaaaatttaactacGCTTTTGGAAAAAGCATcggtattttaaaaaaattaaagacggTTTTGATTTTGTGTCTACAAAAATATCCGGACTAAAggacatatttttatttatttatatatctaaaatttaCCAACAATTTTTATTTGCATTGTCTTTTATAGTAAAGAcgtatttaattttttgttggcattttttaatatttaactacaaattaaaaaaatacgtTGTTATGTcttttttaaaaattgaaatgtatatcactttaagcaagttccgGGGCTAATAtataacttatcaaattaagaGGACCAAtatatcagtttttttttttgaaataaggtAAACTTTACTAACTAAGATCAGAAGCGAGAATGTCAAACATAAGCGGTGGTGGACAGGCCCACTCACCACGAACAGATCTAGATGTAACAGCCTTAGCTAAGCTATGAGCTGCTAAATTCGCTGAACGTTTTACATATGAGACTGAACATGAGTTCAAGGCTCTTAACAAATCACAATAATCATTCACTACATCtgataaataagataattgaCGTTTTTGCTGATGTATGGAACTAATAACCACGAgacaatctgattggacctccttCCTCGAAATCGAAAGCTCTTCTTCGACTTGCAGGTTCGATTTTCTTTTTCGTTTTCATTTTTGCTTTCAATCAGCGGCTCAAAAATGTAGATCTACTCAAACCGCCAGCCTCGCATCTTCGGCTTCAATGATTCTGTCGCCATCGTCGATGCAAGGGGATGATTCTGATCTGAACATCCGTAGGGCTATCTAAATTCAGTTGGTTCAATTGTCTCCATTGATATCTCTGCTGGAAATAAAGGTCTTGTTCTGCTTTATTCACTCTAGGTTATGTTTTACTGGTTATGTGTTAAATCTGTTCAATAATTGGTTGAAAGAGGCAAAACTAGCTCCTGCCTTTAATATTGATGATGCTCTCAAATAGAAGAGAAAATGTTATGGGATTAGTAAAAGTTGTTGTATCTAGCAAACTGAAGGTATGTGGACTTGTAGGAATTTGATTTTCATTAGGAATTGTGTTAGTACAGGTTTAGTTAACTTAAGTAAGAGGTGACAAATAGAGCTGCTATTGTCTGttcaaataaaatgaaatctgGTTTTTTGTTCGATCAGTTgggttaagtataaaaataagagTCTCTCCTATTGGAGTGTTTTTAGGTCTTCTCTTCTGAGAAATTTTTCCGTAGTTCTTTTAATGAGTGTCCTgagctggaactgtcgtgggCTAGGCAACCCACGCACAGTTAGCGTTTTGAAGGATCTTGTAAGGATCCATAGGCCTATGGTTACGTTCTTAATGGAAACTATGATCAAAGAAGACAAGATGAGAGCGGTTGGCAGGAAAATTGGGTATGGAGGGTCTTTTATGGTTAACGGACAAGGTCACGGGGGTGGATTAGCATTATTCTGGAAAGACAATCTGTCTGTTTCCATTCAATCTTCTTCCATCAATCACATTAGTGCTTTAATAACACTCCCAAACGGTCCTAAATTCAAGTTAACTGGTTTTTATGGCTTCCCCGAAAGGCAACGACGGAGAGATTCTTGGGAGTTGCTGCGATCCCTCAAGGACCAAGATGATCTCGCCTGGTGTTGCATCGGGGACTTTAACGATATCCTTTATTCATGAGAAAAGCGGGGGGGGACCCCAACCCAACTGGTTGATGGAAGGTTTTAAAGAAGCTGTGGAGGACTCTGGCCTAACTACAGTTAGTATGATTGGCCATCCATTCACTTGGGAGGTCGGGCGAGGTTCAGACAGGTGGATTGAAGAAAGACTAGATCGGGCTTTTGCTAATATCAGGTGGAAAGAGACCTTCGTGGAAACTAATTCGAGGAATCTTGTTACTGTCTCGTCGGATCACTCGGCAATCCTCTTGGAATGTAAGGTTTGGATACAAGGTTCTAGTATTAAACGCTTTAGATTCGAAAATTCTTGGTTACGGGAGCAAGTTTGTGCGACAATTGTGAACGAAGCGTGGAAGTCGGCCCCAGATGGcaatattacaaaaaaatcgCTGTGTGTTCAGAGGCTCTCAAGAAGTGGAGTTCGACCTTAGAATTGAATTTCAGTCGGTTATTAAATTCCTTTCGAGTTCATATACAAGAGGTTAAGGGGAGACATGATGCTTATGGTGTGGATAGGTTCGAACAAGCTGCAAAAGCATATGCTGAGACGCTAAGGAAGCAGGAGGACTTCTGGAAACAACGGGATGGAGATTCTAATTCTAAATATTTCCACGCATATGCTACGGATAGGAGGAAAAATAACAGTTTCTCACAACTTAGAGATTCAGATGGAAATTGGCGAACGAATGGCAACGGGCTAGACGATCTGTTAGTAGATTATTTTAGCGATATTTTTACAAGCCAAGGAAACAATGATGCAGCTCTGCTCCCATTTATACAAGTAAGAGTAACAAGAGAGCAGAATGATCAGCTATCTCAAAGGTTTTCTAAGGAGGAAGTAaaagaggcttgtttttccatgCATCCGGATAAAAGTCTGGGTCCTGACGGGCTGAATCCGGCATTTTATCAACATTTTTGGAACATAGTAGGGGATGATGTGTGCGAGGTATGTTTATCTATTCTCGGGACTGGAAAACTCCCACAAAAGTTGAATGATACCCTGATCGTTCTTATTCCGAAGATTAGTAATCCTGAACAAGTTTCAGATTTACGGCCTATAGCACTATGCAATGTCCTACTCAAAATCCTCTCAAAAATGTTGGCGAATCGTCTCAAAGCAATCCTTCCATCCATCATCTCAAGTACACAAAGTGCGTTTATTAAAGGAAGATTGATTTCCGATAACATTATTGTGGCCTATGAGACAATTCATAAACTCCGCGGACTAAAATATGGTAAACATGGTACGGCTGCCCTAAAACTAGATATGAGTAAAGCCTACGATAGAACCGAATGGAGTTTTCTAGAGAATATGTTACAGAAATTAAGGTTCAGAGACAGATGGATTCAATGGATAATGTTGTTGGTGTCTACTGTGTCCTATATGGTAGTTCAAGATGGTAGAGAAATTGGACCGATAATTCCAAAGAGAGGTCTAAGACAAGGAGATCCCATCTCCCCGTTCCTGTTTCTGATCTGTGCTGAGGGGCTTTCGGCACTGCTAGCTGCAAAGGAGCAAGCAGGTCGAATTCACAGCTCTCAGGTATCACGTAATGCTCCTATGGTGTCACACCTCTTCTTCGCCGATGATAGCTATTTATTCTTCCGGGCTAATTCGAATGAGGCAAAGGAGGTTCAAGCATGTCTACAATGTTACGAACAGGCATCAGGTCAGCGTGTCAACTTTCAGAAATCCTCCGTATTTTTTAGTGGCAATACAAAGATTGATGCTAGATCAGCGGTGTGTAATGAACTTGGAGTCTCTGAAGTCAATGACATGGGCTTTTATCTAGGAGCACCGATTGTAGTAGGAAGAAGCAAAATGCAAACATTTGGCTTCTTAAAAGATAGAGCATGGAAACACATTAATAATTGGAAAGAGAAATACATGTCACGTGCCGGAAAGGAAGTCCTCATCAAATCTGTGCTTCAATCGATCTCAACCTATCTGATGAGCATCTTCCTCATGCCAAAGGAATTCTGTGACGACTTCAATAAAATGATGAATAGGTTTTGGTGGAACTCATCAGGATCATCATCTTCTGGGCTTCATTGGAAATCTTGGGAGAACCTTTGCTGGCCTAAATCAAACGGAGGACTCGAGTTTAGAAATACCCACCTATTCAACCTTGCCTTACTTGCAAAATAAAGTTGGAGGATATTGCAGAATCCGGATTCACTGGTGACTCAAATACTTAAGGCTCGGTATTTTCCTAACTCTGATTTTTTGCAGGCTCCTTTGGGTCATAACCCTTCCTTTGTGTGGAGGAGCATCCTGGCGAGATGTGAATTGCTTGTGATGGGTCTCCGAAGGAAATTTGGGAATGGTGAAACCAGCGCAATCTGGAGCTCCCCGTGGCTTCTTGATGATTCCCTCCCTCTCCCTACCAGCCCTCTCGATACCACACTGCCTACTGGTCTGGTGAAGGATCTGCTAAATTAAAATGGCgcttggaaccttgatctcaTCAGTAGAATCTTTAATAGAAGGGATGTCCAATTGATCTGTTCAATTCCGGCGCGAAGGAGGCAGCGGGAGGATGACTGGTTCTGGCTTGACGAAAAGTCCGGTAATTACTTAGTAAAGAGTGGTTATCTTAAAGCACTTGGATCCCGCCCTTCTAACACGGCAAATCTCTCTATGATTAACTGGAACTTAATCTGGAATTTACAGGTGGCCCCAAAAGTTAAAAGCTGTTTATGGAGGATCTGCACAAGCTGCTTACCGACTATGAGTAACCTGGCTTCCCGGCGAAGCTCCCTCCCAAACTGTTGTCCGATATGCAATGCTTATAGGGAAGACGATCTTCATGTGTTTATCAGCTGTCCGCGAGCCTACCGAGTGTGGCAAATCTTCTTTCAGGACAATAGGGTATCGACGGTCATAGATCTCATCTTTTGGCTTTCAAATTGCATCGGAGGGGCGTCAAGGACGGGAAATGAAGTAGCGATGCTTTGCTGGAGTATTTGGAAAGCGTGGAACGATAAGGTTTGGAATAACATGGAACAGACACCAGAGGAAATCCACCGTATGGCCTTATCGGAATTGCGCAACTGGAGAGAAGCTCAAATCGTCAATCTAAAACACCCCCAGCCACAGTCGGTCGTAATCGCAAAATGGAAGAAACCGTCGGAAGGAAGCTATGTGTGCAATATTGACGCAGGTGTGGATAACCAGAATAAATTCAGCTCCTATTGGTGTCTGCTGAGGGATCATCAGGGTAGATGTTTTGCTGCTAAAATGGGGCACCTTGCGGATGTCACGGATCCCCCATTGGCAGAGGCAATGGCGGTAAGAGAGGCTCTATCCTAGATTAAGGATTTTAACCAATATATCAGTTTAAGCAAGTTTACGAGGCTAACAAAACATTTAATGGGCCAATTGAATTGTTGAACCCAAGTTCACGGACTAGTCATTATTAAGTCTTCAAATTCAAACCACCATCCCAATTATTATTCACGTAGATGTGGATactctttattaaaaaaatatatttgagtTAATCTCAAATCTTTTTAGTTAACTAATTTATATCCTTCTAAGTgtttaaataggaaaaatagatTTTTATACGTTTAGGTCTCTTCCtggatatatataaaaaacaaaatccttttaaatttttaaatatctAATTCCTATCTCCTAATTTTTCCTCTTTTTATCTTCTAATTTTCCCTCACCTTCACGTTTTGCTTTCACATTTTTCCCTCTTATTTTTTCTGATCATAACACCATATAAATGAGGTAAAAattgcttcttctttttttgatACAATAACACCATggttgtgtttttcttttttacatgTTTCTTGTTATTTCATTGTTGAGAATTTCTTAGTGTAAtcatcttttacttttatattttgAACAGAAATATCAAGTTAATTTCAGCAAAAATACATGGCAAGGAGAAGATTGAGATGTATTCACATCAGTACAGATAGCGAAAGCGCGAATCAGATGGATTAGACAATCTGAATTTAGATAGTGAGACTCAACTACCAAGTGAAAATGAATTCGATGACTCTCAAAATCCAAATCTAGAGAGTGAGACACAAACTCCTAATGATTCTCACTCAAACAATGATCCGGAGCAAGGATATTCGGCAACCTATAAAGTCAATATTGAGGTTGAAATAAGAGGTTAGATTTTATATGTTGTTAGATTTTAATTGACAGAACATTCATTTGCAACATTCATTTATTGAATAGAATTTACAGAGTTGTTAGATTTTAATCTAAATATGAGTTATATTTGAGTTAGTTTCATTTATTGAGTTTAAATACAACTTCAAAATTATATTGTAGGTTTTTGGTTCATTGAAGatgcaattttttatttattaagagAATTGGTTTAACattgattttgtaatttctATATAAACATGTTTCACGTTTTACATTTATTAATCGAATAATTTTTATCAGGTTTTCAAATATGGTGTATATTACATATTAATATGATTTTCATATCTAATAATCGTGAAAAGGAAGTAGTATAATTACGTCACAAGTTTGTCCCTAAATAGCCTAATTAGGAGTATATAGAAAGAGTCAACATACTTTGACTTGTAAGTTCAGGGTTTATGTTTGGGCATTTTGAATTAATTAATGAAAGTAATAATGCTGatgataatataaataaatggtatgaaaataatataaatttgtatgaatatgcatgGAGTTATATGACATGGAGGACATGCCATTCCCTAGGAGTATGCTAAAGTCTCACCACACCTATACAAATCCCAATTTACACCAAACCTAGCCACTGGATGCCATTTTACTATTATTATATCTTTactttagaaaaaaataaattaatctttctatttctatttttgtgatttgagtgctttgaactatcaattagttttaatatttaattaattgagtttttgatgtataattttttttttaataataataaaataaaagactcAAAAACTTCAGGAACTCAAAATTGCATTTTGCCAATACCTCAAGTAACCCTTAATTCTTAAGTATACTTTGTTCCCTGCGTTTGTCAACATTTATAATGAAAAGCAATTAGAAAGAAACATAAGTTAGAGAGATGTTTGAggaaatttgaaaagaaaaaaagaaaaaaacttaaGCTGATACTTTTATTGGTTAATATGTCCGTCGTTCTATGAACTTGTCTCATTTTGTCAATTAGTCATCGTTATTTAGTGACATATCTATCATCCCATCAACTCAACAGTTGTCATACATTTGGTCCATTTTGTGTCTACGTGCATTAAGTACACCTTATACATCCTGATGCGAAATGTTACTTCATTGCTTTGAGACAGACATAAAAACGTAAGGGGCACGAAGTGTTACATTTGGTGAGTTGAGGGGGCTAATAGGATGCACAAAATGAGCTGAGGGGGCTAATCAATGTCATGTAAGCACATAATGAGGCACAAAGCGTTACAATTGTTGAGTTGAAGGGCTGCTAGGTTGGCCAGTAAGTAAATGAGACTAAAGTGTTGTtttataaaactgaaaattaagtgctgaaagaATAAgcactgaattttaagtgttgaatattataagtgcggACAGTATTGAATGGTGcaacttttataaaaatattagttgataatgtttaacctaaaatgttaagttaaatattttgacttatcaaaataagtgatttttaacttaattaactaatttaagtgatgGAGAAACAATTGTTaccaaacgcacttaaattaaataagtgcttaacattttaatttaagtaattaagtgatttatcaaattaattaaGTGCTTCTCCGCTGCCATGCAGTTCATTTCAAGCTGGAAAGCTGCTCAAAGTCAGGGACGTGATGCGGTTGTGACGACTGCTGATGTAACTCAGAAATGGTGCAAACCCCCGCCAGGTATGATTAAACTCAATATTGACGGGGCTATATTTTCTGCCTTGGGTACTGCCGGTTACGGATTCATCTTGCGGGACAGTAGTGGTGGGTTCCAGACTGCAAGTAACGGTACTATTTACTGCTCTCTAGACCCTTTTTTAGTGGAGGCGATCTCGTGTCGTGAAGCGTTGAGTTGGTTGAAGGAGTCTGGCAGGCAAAACGTGTTGGTGGAATCGGATTCACAATTGCTAGTGTATACTATTCAGCGAGAAACTAGTGGCAATTCGGCTCTGGATCTAGTTATTGAAGACTGCAAAATCCTTATTAAAGATATAGTTAATGTGTCAATTTCATTTATTCGTAAGTCAGCGAATTCCGCTGCTCACTCTTTAGCCCGTGCAGCTACACCTGCTTTCGAGAGGATGGTCTGGATTTCAGAACCTCCTCATTGTGTCTGTACTGCTCTTATTACTGATATTTAATAAAGATGACTCTTCCTTGTCAaaaaaaaagtgacaaaataggACGGGGCAACGACAGTATTAAGCCTacttttattgttattatctctaATGTATTAGGCATGCGGATGCTTCTTAAATTAAAAGTGTGTACAACACAAGTTCACTCTATTATGTGTTGAAATTGCATTAATAAATGAAGTTGTCAAGATTTGAATCTTCGATCACTTAGTCTTAGAGTTTGATTGTAatgacccggtccggagtgggtggcgtcgAGGTAGGTCTGTGCAAGGAGCAACCTAAGGATGACGATAGGGTAGTAGGAATGAATTGAACCTCATCATATTGGAAATGAAGAGAGACCGATTGCGTCTTATTACTAAGATGGATATTTGGACCAAAGCAAACAATatttacatggtattggactaAGTTATTATATCATGTTAAGTAGATAAATAAGATATAtgaataacttttattattatcccataatatttaataaaacatGTTGTACTATAGGATGAATTATAAAGAGTATATATAGAGAGATGTAGCTTCCATATGAGATGATGAAGAAAACACAATTTACATAAATAGATTAATTCATCAAGACTCGGAGAAGGACATTAACATTATTATTAATTCACACAAAAATTTACAGAAAACCCTAGCTATACTTAGGCAGATTGTCCAGTTTTCTCTTCTTCATCTTATGATCACCAATTACACAACAATTCATAACATTAATTAAGCACCTTAATCAAAATTAAACCATATTAATAATCTCATTACATATTGTAACCTAATTCATAATCTTGAAACAACCCTTGAGAATCAGGCTGAACAGCACAAGTAGAATCCCATGAATTTGAAGATACTGATCTTGTCTGATCAAACTCATTGCTCCACCAACCCAAACTATCCTTATTATTACATCCATTCATTTCCTTAAAACAATCAAATTCCCCAATCTGAACTTCTTGTCCCACAACAAACCCTGATTCTTTGTTACTGATCAGAAAGTTCTCAAGTTCACTCTGGAAATTAGATGAAACTGGATGAAATGATTCAATTCCCCCCTCAGATTGCTCCACGGAACCCACATCTGTAATCACATTAGATAACACAGGATTAACAAAAGTATTATTCTCCAAAATTCCCACCTTAGGGTTTTCAAATTTCTGATAATCATGATTAATTGGTCCTTGATTAGGCAGGAATTGATGGATTAGAGAATTGCAGCTTTCATTTACAGATTGGAGGAGCATCTTTTCCTGGGAAGGATGAAGTTTTGGCCAAAGTGCTGGATTATTACAGAAAGATGAGAAAGGGTTTTGAATGTTTTGAAGTTGCATATGAAGCTGTAGCCTTTCAAGAGCTGAATTGCTTAAAGCAATTGAAGATGATGAACTGTGATCTTCCGCGCCATTTGATTCGGATGAACTGctgttagttgttagctgattgATATTCGATTGCTTTCGCCTTCCGAGTAGTTTCTTCTTCAACCTTGTGTTCCAGTAATTCTTTATATCATTGTCAGTTCTTCCTGGTAATTGAGCTGCAATTATTGACCACCTAATAAAGTTGAGAAATTTACATTATCAGTATGGTTATCACATGCATTTTCTGAAAATGaattaaagattaaataaaacAGAAGTAAGATATGGAATTAAAGGTTCAAGAATCATAGACAAACAGGAAAAGGACAAGCAAATTACCTGCTGCCAATACTAATATAGAGGCTACAGATGATATTGTCTTCTTCCTCAGAGAATCCTCCATGTTTTATGTTAGGCCTCAAGTAATTCAACCATCTCAGTCTGCAACTTTTTCCACATCTTTTTAGCCCTACAAAGTTAATCAAGGATCAGACACAAGCAAGTAGAcaattttttgtttctttttaataaatagATGCACTGAGTATTGAACCCAAACCCCATTCCATCCACCTCCCGGCTTTAAAACGCATTTACATCTAATAGAAATTCATCTTAATAATAAACTCCAATCACTCTCTCCATGTCCACCTGATTCATTCTCGAACCAACACATGGTAAGTGAAGAGTCGGCTCAGATACCAACTGTAAAAGCCTAATCCAACATGAATGAATTGAATCCATGAAGAGGGAGTGACTTAACTTATTAGTAAGTGGATtacatgtagacgcgttttaagATGTTGGGTTTGTACCAAAACAGACTCTTAAAGCAACTGCAGCCCCTCAACGAATTTATGCAGGCCGAGGGGCCGTGAAAAGTTGGTTCCCGACGGCCAGGGGTGCAAGAACACCCCCCTCTACCTCTATTGATAGATTAGCAATAGAAAGCAAAGTAGATAATTGATTTCACTAAACTTTTGCAACATGAACAAGAACACAAATTGAAGAAAAAAGGGTATTTTATGTACCAATTTTTTGAGGAAGTGCAATCCAATTGCCACCAGTACCAAACTGTTCAATATAAGCTTTGAGCTTAACATCTTCTTCAGGAGACCAAGGTCCTCTCTTCACATTTGTCTTATCACAGCAAGGAGCTCTACCCATTTCTTCTAGTACTCTTTGATCTTCAGCAAGACAACTCTATCTCTATAGGATTCAACTGAAGGCTGTCTGAGACTGTTGAGAAAAATGAGGAATGGAAGACCAAGATTTATAGTTAGGAGGATTAGGTGATGTTTAAGCTTAATTtaagaggaa comes from Euphorbia lathyris chromosome 8, ddEupLath1.1, whole genome shotgun sequence and encodes:
- the LOC136203610 gene encoding transcription factor MYB36, translating into MGRAPCCDKTNVKRGPWSPEEDVKLKAYIEQFGTGGNWIALPQKIGLKRCGKSCRLRWLNYLRPNIKHGGFSEEEDNIICSLYISIGSRWSIIAAQLPGRTDNDIKNYWNTRLKKKLLGRRKQSNINQLTTNSSSSESNGAEDHSSSSSIALSNSALERLQLHMQLQNIQNPFSSFCNNPALWPKLHPSQEKMLLQSVNESCNSLIHQFLPNQGPINHDYQKFENPKVGILENNTFVNPVLSNVITDVGSVEQSEGGIESFHPVSSNFQSELENFLISNKESGFVVGQEVQIGEFDCFKEMNGCNNKDSLGWWSNEFDQTRSVSSNSWDSTCAVQPDSQGLFQDYELGYNM